In Bicyclus anynana chromosome 13, ilBicAnyn1.1, whole genome shotgun sequence, a genomic segment contains:
- the LOC112044179 gene encoding organic cation transporter protein-like — MPENQKHDVGSYTQSKQNIDEDDLESDLKKSVDLDKVLSEELGQFGWFQLRNILLVAVPIVMATFINEYVFSAADTPHRCRIPECGEAGKLNKYDPEWISNAVPMTERGFDSCHRFAPIVIESNGTLSYCPNTLFNNNSTVACEGFVYAKNNTVVYEFDLGCQDWLRALAGTLNSIGTLLVLPITGYISDRFGRRIALIISVLNLGVFGLIRAFSVNYTMYLILQLLQTTLGAGAYSTAYIFATELVGPKYRVVTSATISSLFGLGQVFLGSVAWLVSPWRSMLIVLNTPCFLIISYYWILSESLRWLLSKNKYSEAKKVLQTVAKVNNTCISEKSLNALLNSSDSSVTTTKHEGPGILVRTILKSPVLLRRVCTTPIWWITAIFVYYGLSINSTGLSDTMHLNYILTCGIEIPGFYSAVLLLDRIGRKATISSCYFICAFCNIAFVFIPSELTVLRLIIYLLGKFSVSTAMTSLYLFTSELYPTEYRHTLLAFSSMVGRIGSITAPLTPVLKEYWHGIPSFMFAGMAILSALLVFTQPETLGMKLPDTLAEAEAIGKQDKTSTDAEIVKN, encoded by the exons ATGCCTGAAAACCAAAAACACGATGTCGGATCATATACGCAAAGCAAACAAAATATAGACGAAGATGATTTAGAAAGTGATTTAAAGAAATCTGTGGATCTTGACAAAGTGTTGAGTGAGGAGCTGGGGCAGTTTGGCTGGTTCCAATTGCGAAACATTCTGCTGGTGGCTGTTCCTATCGTGATGGCTACTTTCATAAACGAGTATGTCTTCTCTGCAGCTGACACACCACACAG gTGTCGGATTCCAGAATGTGGTGAAGCtggcaagttaaataaatatgatccTGAATGGATTTCAAACGCAGTCCCAATGACCGAGAGGGGTTTTGACAGTTGTCATAGATTCGCACCAATAGTTATTGAAAGTAACGGAACTTTGAGTTATTGTCCTAATACACTATTCAATaataactcaacagttgcttgtGAGGGATTTGTGTATGCTAAAAATAACACAGTTGTGTACGAA tttgatcTCGGATGCCAAGATTGGTTGCGAGCTCTGGCAGGCACTTTAAACAGTATAGGCACTTTATTGGTATTACCTATAACTGGTTACATTTCTGATCGTTTCGGCAGAAGAATAGCTCTCATCATCAGCGTCCTCAACCTGGGCGTCTTTGGTCTCATCCGCGCATTCTCCGTCAATTACACAATGTACTTGATACTTCAACTCCTGCAGACAACACTCGGTGCTGGGGCTTATAGCACAGCATATATTTTTG CCACAGAGCTAGTCGGGCCGAAGTATCGGGTTGTAACAAGTGCGAcgatatcatcattatttgGACTCGGTCAAGTGTTTCTTGGTAGCGTAGCATGGCTGGTATCACCCTGGCGTTCAATGCTAATTGTCCTGAATACTCCTTGTTTTCTTATAATATCATACTACTGGATACTCTCTGAAAGCCTACGATGGCTTCTTTCGAAGAATAAGTATTCAGAAGCGAAAAAAGTATTACAGACAGTTGCAAAAGTTAATAACACATGTATCAGCGAAAAGTCCTTGAACGCTCTATTAAATTCTTCGGATTCTTCTGTTACGACAACTAAA catgaAGGCCCTGGCATATTAGTACGTACAATATTAAAATCTCCTGTTTTGCTTAGAAGAGTATGCACAACTCCTATTTGGTGGATCACTGCCATCTTCGTTTACTACGGCCTGTCTATCAACTCTACTGGTCTCTCCGACACTATGCATTTGAACTATATTTTGACATGCGGCATTGAAATTCCTGGTTTTTACTCAGCAGTTTTACTTTTAGATAGAATTGGAAGAAAGGCAACAATTTCGTCGTGTTATTTTATCTGTGCTTTTTGCAACATCGCCTTTGTGTTCATTCCTAGTG aGTTGACCGTCCTGCGGTTGATAATATACTTGTTGGGAAAGTTCAGCGTTTCGACTGCGATGACGTCTCTGTACTTGTTCACGTCAGAGCTGTACCCGACGGAGTACAGGCACACGTTATTAGCTTTCTCGTCTATGGTCGGACGGATAGGTTCTATAACAGCACCGCTCACACCAGTGCTT AAGGAGTACTGGCATGGGATTCCATCATTCATGTTCGCTGGCATGGCCATACTTTCTGCACTGTTGGTGTTCACACAACCAGAGACTCTGGGCATGAAGCTGCCTGACACGTTGGCTGAAGCTGAAGCTATTGGGAAACAAGACAAAACATCAACTGACGCAGAGATAGTGAAAAATTAG
- the LOC112044172 gene encoding organic cation transporter protein-like, translating into MSKEQNNSECGNNSEERENVKEKSNSEADNTMSRDDLLKTELGEFGWFQLRTVLLLTIPIMFSAIRNDYILSAASISHRCRIPECGENSKLDIYKPDWILNAIPTTKAGLSSCDRFAPSNLNDMNGSLAYCPASLFDQTEKVGSTELVGPKYRFIGVCLMSMYSLGQVMLGGVYWLIGYWRYATLVLCIPCLFMIVYYWLIPESVRWLLVKKKYAEARKIIENTARVNKKIISDKSMQKLLTPLETPVPELRERKSGVLRTVLHSPVLLRRVCTTPIWWVSGTFVYYGLSINSTGLSDSMYFNYMLTCAVEIPGSYAGSYLLHKVGRKPTLSSAFLFSALCNILFVFMPKGSVPALRLSVYLLGKVAVTVAMTSVYLYTAELYPTQYRHSLLAFSSMVGRLGAIVAPLTPVFNQYWHGTSSVMFGAMGLLAGALALTQPETLGTKLPDTLAEAEQLGRTEATLKDEPR; encoded by the exons ATGTCTAAAGAACAAAATAATTCTGAATGTGGTAACAACTCTGAGGAAAGAGAAAACGTTAAAGAAAAATCTAACAGTGAAGCAGACAATACAATGAGTCGCGATGATCTGTTGAAGACCGAGTTGGGAGAGTTCGGTTGGTTCCAGCTTCGTACTGTGCTCTTGTTGACTATACCTATCATGTTCTCGGCCATCAGGAACGATTACATTCTATCCGCAGCTTCTATATCTCACAG gtgTCGGATTCCAGAATGTGGAGAAAATAGCAAATTGGATATTTACAAACCTGATTGGATCTTGAATGCTATTCCCACGACGAAGGCTGGCCTATCAAGTTGCGACAGATTTGCTCCCAGCAATTTGAATGATATGAACGGTTCCTTAGCCTACTGCCCCGCTAGTCTATTCGACCAGACAGAAAAGGTTGGCT CTACGGAGCTTGTCGGCCCAAAGTACCGTTTCATCGGTGTATGTTTAATGTCGATGTACTCTTTGGGGCAAGTGATGCTCGGCGGAGTGTATTGGCTCATTGGTTACTGGCGGTACGCCACTTTGGTTCTGTGTATCCCTTGCCTCTTCATGATTGTTTATTATTGGTTGATACCTGAAAGTGTTCGCTGGCTACTTGTTAAAAAGAAGTACGCAGAAGCAaggaaaataatagaaaatactgCGAGAGTAAATAAGAAAATCATCAGCGATAAATCTATGCAGAAGTTGTTGACTCCTCTGGAAACACCCGTCCCAGAGTTAAGG GAAAGAAAATCTGGTGTGTTGCGGACAGTGCTGCACTCCCCAGTGTTGCTGAGGCGCGTGTGCACTACTCCCATCTGGTGGGTCTCCGGGACCTTCGTGTACTACGGCCTCTCCATCAACTCCACCGGACTCTCCGACTCCATGTACTTCAACTACATGTTGACTTGCGCAGTGGAGATCCCTGGCAGCTACGCTGGATCTTACCTGCTGCATAAAGTTGGCAGAAAACCAACACTTTCATCTGCATTCCTCTTCAGCGCTTTATGTAATATACTATTCGTCTTTATGCCCAAAG GCAGCGTGCCCGCGCTCCGGCTGTCGGTGTACCTGCTGGGCAAGGTGGCGGTGACGGTGGCCATGACCTCGGTGTACCTGTACACGGCCGAGCTGTACCCCACGCAGTACCGCCACTCGCTGCTGGCCTTCTCCTCCATGGTGGGGCGGCTGGGCGCCATCGTCGCGCCGCTCACGCCGGTCTTT AATCAATATTGGCACGGAACGTCGTCGGTGATGTTCGGAGCGATGGGGCTCCTCGCCGGCGCGCTGGCGCTCACGCAGCCCGAGACCCTGGGCACCAAGCTGCCCGACACGCTGGCCGAAGCCGAGCAGCTCGGGAGAACGGAAGCCACGCTTAAAGATGAACCACGTTGA